Within Dysgonomonas sp. HDW5A, the genomic segment AAGCCCTGATTATACTTTCAGCTCTTATTATTAGCTTAGTCACTCACTTACACTAAAGTGACAAAAGTCATACAATTAAGCTACAAAGGTTACAAGATACAGTACAATTACGTCACTTTCTCAAACCACTAATAATCAGACAACAAACTTATAAAAGGTGACAAAAATGACAAAAGTGACACTTTTTATGCTGCTTTTTTATTTCCCTTCAAACCTCATACGATTTAAACCTGTACTCTTACCTTTATAGATAAACTAAAGTCTCATACCTTTTTATCAATTAGATGAATACAGCAAATACAACCAGTTATAGTTGAAGGCATACCATCTCCCAACTAATCATAAAAACACTAATTAAGCTCACAGAACTATTTGTTACTTTGGTTAGCAAAATAACAACAGAGTATGATACTCTTTTAGAGTCTCACTAAATGTTTGCTTTTATTTAAAATGCAGATTTAAAACTACGATTTCAGAAATAGTTCCGATACGATACTGAGGGCCGGCAAGTCCTAGTCCCGAAGTAACATAAACATGTGTATTATCTTTCTTTTTATAGCCATGACCGACTTCATATATCAGACTCATCAATAAGTTATTGGGAAACAATTGTCCGTTATGAGTATGTCCATAAACAGCAAGGTCTGCCTGTTCATTTGATTCTTCTGATAGATTCTTTGGTTCATGATTCATCACAATTACAGGCAATTGCTTATCAACATGCTGCATCAGCTCAGTTAATGGTTTTCGATGTTCGGCATGATCGTCTTCTCGACCTACAATATAAAACTTATCAGCTATATTTATTGCCGTATCTCTTAACATGGTCATTCCTGTTTCGGAAGCTAGCCAAGCTATTTTCTCTTCAGAATTTAATCTGTATTCGTGATTACCTGTAGTCACATATACTCCATAAGGAACTTTTAAACGTTGGAACTCCTCCCCCATCCTCTGATCTACTAATGGAGACAGATCATAATCTATAATATCGCCAACCAACAGGATAACATCCGGTTTTTGTTCCATTATTTTATCCACATACATACTCAACACCTTTTTATCAATCAAATGTCCAACATG encodes:
- a CDS encoding metallophosphoesterase; its protein translation is MKVFLFQALIVHLIFNVYVFVRGWQLLPKSKAYRIPYASLFAIELIVYLVGLIFNVMLPSAILKPILLIGTSWMIFIGYTSALLLIYDFVKFLGRWIQPIRRLNLQKVSFRRIYSILSLVIVVSSMTYGHYRFWHPVVTTMDLAVDKKVEGLKTLKVVMVADIHVGHLIDKKVLSMYVDKIMEQKPDVILLVGDIIDYDLSPLVDQRMGEEFQRLKVPYGVYVTTGNHEYRLNSEEKIAWLASETGMTMLRDTAINIADKFYIVGREDDHAEHRKPLTELMQHVDKQLPVIVMNHEPKNLSEESNEQADLAVYGHTHNGQLFPNNLLMSLIYEVGHGYKKKDNTHVYVTSGLGLAGPQYRIGTISEIVVLNLHFK